The Infirmifilum lucidum DNA segment AGCGAGTGCACCGGCGTTGACGCCTCCAGAGACATAGTGGTCGAGCGGGAGGGGGAGGTCTCAGTCATAAGGGTAAGAGAGTTCGCAAGAGTAATCGACATAATGTTCCAGCTCGTAGAGCCGTCGGAGAAGCACGTGCACCACGATGACGAGTAGCCTGCCTATGCAGGCCTACGTCGAACTAGAGGACAGGGGCATCGACCTCAGGCTAACCCTCTACCCGTCGTTTGTGCTTTCTTTACTGCAAGAGACTGGGGACGGCTATGTAAAGATAGCTGGGAGGAGTAGAGGCTGCGTGCTGAGGCAGACAGGCGGACTAGTGGTGTCTTCGTGCGGGGAGGAGCTGACAAGCTACCTTAGCGGGCTATGGTATAGAGATGTCTTCGAGAGGGCAAGCGTTAAGAGAAGCATGAGCCGCGTTATCGACACACTGCGCCTGGTGTACTCCCCCCTGAGTTTATCCGTCGACCCACTCGACCCCCTACATGTGTTCGTCGCAGTCTTCCTAAGCCAGACGACGAACTACCACGCGAACGTTCTCTCGTGGACTAGGCGCCTGTGGTTCCAGACAAACGACCCCTTCGAGGCGGCTACGCTGGCCTCACGGGTGTTCTCGAGCTTCCAGGTGAAGAGACTACCGCAAGCCATAGAGTGCCTCCCGCAGGTATTCAACGGCGACAGGTACGAGGTTAGGAGACA contains these protein-coding regions:
- a CDS encoding DNA lyase, whose product is MTSSLPMQAYVELEDRGIDLRLTLYPSFVLSLLQETGDGYVKIAGRSRGCVLRQTGGLVVSSCGEELTSYLSGLWYRDVFERASVKRSMSRVIDTLRLVYSPLSLSVDPLDPLHVFVAVFLSQTTNYHANVLSWTRRLWFQTNDPFEAATLASRVFSSFQVKRLPQAIECLPQVFNGDRYEVRRQLVQCPYVGPKTADAFLLYALADPTSPPVDRHFVTMASKLGMFAGLHPPRKEYCSKYRCEDCPLRDKCIRWRATRDLGELAGWVQTVFYVHDKTYCSRRLCDRCPLRSGCSDAYP